Below is a window of Halococcus saccharolyticus DSM 5350 DNA.
ATCCCTTCGAGGCGTTCGAGGGCGTATCGGACGGTACGGGCCGAGAGCATCGACTCCTCGACGATCCCTTTCTGAGTCAGCGCACCGTTGTATTCGAGCACCTTGTAGACCAGCTTCGCGCTCGGCGGGAGATCGACCAGCCCCTCCGCGTCGGTTTCACTCATTGCCGAAACGCACGCACGCGACGTGCATAAAGGTGCTGTCCGGGCGACGGAGACGCCGTACTAATGGCCGTACTCGGGGTTCGACGAGAGCGAACGGCTTTTGAGCGCTCGTCGCCGAGTCGGTGTATGTCGACCGAGACCGTAGACGAGCGGGCCGGTCATCGCCGGAGTCTGACGGTTCTTTCCCTCACGACGCTTTCCGGTATCGCGGCCGCGCTCGTCTCATCGATGCTCGCGAGCGCCGCGACGGACACCATCGGGCTCTATCCGCTCGCCGGCGCGATCGTTCTCCAGCTACCGCTGCTTCGCCTCCTCGGCGTCGACGTCGAGGACTTCGGCGTGAAGGACAACCTCTACGTCGCGTTCATGACCTTCTCGCTGTGGTTCGTGACCTGGACGATCCTCCTGACGACCGGGGCCTCACTGTAATGGCCGACGACTCGATCGCGGTGGTCGATCTCGATAGCTGCCAGCCAGACCGGTGTAACTACGAGTGTGCGAACTACTGCCCACCGAACCGCACCGGAAAGGAGTGTATCACCACCCGGGGCGAGGACGCCGACGAGGGCGATCCCGATCAGATCCGGATCTCCGAGGAGATCTGTCTCGGCGAGACCTGTGGAATCTGCGTCGAGAAATGTCCCTTCGATGCGATCGAGATCATCAACCTCCCCCAAGAGCTCGAGGACGATCCCGTCCATCGCTACGGCGACAACGCCTTCTCGCTCTACGGGCTGCCCGCCCCACAGGAAGGGCGTGTCACCGGGATTCTCGGCCCGAACGGGATCGGGAAGACCACCGCCGTTCGGATCCTCGCCGACGAGATCACGCCCAATCTCGGGCAGTGGGACGACGAACCCGAGTGGGACGCGGTGATGGACGAGTATCGCGGGACGGAGCTCCAGAACTACCTCGAAGAGCTTCAGGAGGGATCGGTGACGGTCGCACGAAAGCCCCAGTACGTCGATCGGATTCCCGATCGCTTCGACGGCAACACCCGCGAACTCCTCGAACGGACCGACGAGCGTGGCGTCCTCGACGACCTCGTCGAACGGCTCTCGATCGGGCCGGTGATGGACCAACCGATCGACTCGATCTCCGGTGGCGAGCTCCAGCGAGTCGCGCTCGCGGCGACGCTCGCACGCGAGGCCGACTTCTATTTCCTCGACGAGATCACGCCGTATCTCGACATCGGGCAGCGCATGACCGCCGCACGGCTGATCGGCGAGCTCACCGGAACGGATCGGTCGGTA
It encodes the following:
- a CDS encoding EMC6-like membrane protein: MSTETVDERAGHRRSLTVLSLTTLSGIAAALVSSMLASAATDTIGLYPLAGAIVLQLPLLRLLGVDVEDFGVKDNLYVAFMTFSLWFVTWTILLTTGASL